The following proteins are encoded in a genomic region of Deltaproteobacteria bacterium:
- a CDS encoding glycosyltransferase: MPKVSIITGVYNSTPYLGRLTASMKRQTFTDWEMLLVDDGSSDQSCDVILEHAAKDPRFRLIKKDPEGYPSRSRAVGLAHAQGELVAFCDHDDFWAPDKLALQVAAMAQCPDVAILHTDRVVWTQTGEPSAYPTFPGPVATVRQDPREVIYGGLRIIFSSFMTRRDLIAQVGFDPD, from the coding sequence ATGCCTAAAGTATCGATCATCACTGGGGTCTACAACTCGACCCCTTACCTGGGTCGCCTGACGGCGTCGATGAAGCGGCAGACCTTTACCGATTGGGAGATGCTGCTTGTCGATGACGGCAGTAGCGATCAGTCGTGCGATGTTATTTTAGAGCACGCAGCAAAGGATCCGCGCTTTCGCCTAATTAAGAAGGATCCCGAGGGTTACCCCTCGCGCAGCCGAGCCGTCGGCCTGGCTCATGCTCAAGGGGAGCTGGTCGCCTTTTGTGATCACGATGACTTTTGGGCACCCGACAAGCTGGCCCTGCAAGTCGCGGCCATGGCGCAATGTCCGGACGTGGCGATACTCCATACGGACCGCGTTGTGTGGACGCAAACGGGCGAGCCTAGCGCCTATCCCACTTTTCCTGGTCCTGTCGCCACAGTGCGTCAAGATCCCAGGGAGGTGATTTACGGTGGGCTGAGGATTATCTTTTCGTCCTTTATGACGCGCCGTGATCTCATCGCACAGGTGGGATTTGACCCCGAT